The following are from one region of the Corynebacterium hindlerae genome:
- the rpsS gene encoding 30S ribosomal protein S19: protein MPRSLKKGPFVDEHLLNKVDAQNEKGTKQVIKTWSRRSTILPDFIGHTFAVHDGRKHVPVFIDDSMVGHKLGEFAPTKTFKGHVKEDKKGRR from the coding sequence ATGCCACGCAGCCTTAAGAAGGGCCCGTTTGTCGATGAGCACCTCCTCAACAAGGTGGACGCTCAGAACGAAAAGGGCACCAAGCAGGTCATCAAGACCTGGTCTCGCCGTTCCACGATTCTCCCTGATTTCATCGGTCACACCTTCGCCGTCCACGACGGTCGCAAGCACGTGCCGGTATTCATCGATGATTCCATGGTTGGCCACAAGCTCGGCGAGTTCGCACCAACCAAGACCTTCAAGGGTCACGTCAAGGAAGACAAGAAGGGACGTCGATAA
- a CDS encoding Asp23/Gls24 family envelope stress response protein, protein MTDPVQPASGVDRGRTLIEDVVVAKIAGMATREVSGVYSLGATPTRMVGALRDNIPGARSSAQQGVSVEVGPTQTTVDIAIVAEYGVAIHELAAAIRRNVIAALERMTGLEVTEVNITVHDVHLAQLDDNYEEATATPRVK, encoded by the coding sequence GTGACCGATCCCGTCCAGCCAGCCTCCGGAGTTGATCGTGGCCGTACCCTCATCGAAGACGTGGTGGTGGCGAAAATAGCGGGGATGGCCACCCGTGAGGTATCCGGAGTCTATTCCCTTGGCGCCACCCCTACCCGTATGGTCGGTGCGCTGCGAGACAACATCCCTGGGGCCCGAAGCAGCGCCCAACAGGGTGTCTCCGTTGAGGTGGGCCCAACCCAGACCACCGTCGACATCGCCATCGTCGCCGAGTACGGCGTGGCCATCCACGAACTTGCTGCCGCGATCCGCCGGAACGTTATCGCCGCGTTAGAACGTATGACGGGCCTTGAGGTGACCGAAGTGAACATCACCGTGCACGACGTCCACCTTGCGCAGCTCGATGACAACTACGAGGAAGCAACCGCAACACCCCGCGTGAAATAG
- a CDS encoding Asp23/Gls24 family envelope stress response protein — MSKLTDALNRLIIFLTGLLATGAGALVVALYFDVPIAQQLVDTMRPHEWGTIPQSPWFLVAVSAVGILALLFGVLGLYMNLKRYHIRRVSSPASTPTGAIDYDLSAIAGAIADSFEALPRVIRAHSVARWDRGARVITITVDAEPQVNLRTLEEHAVTAEQDLHRAIRETLDVVFRFHIAPVERKN; from the coding sequence ATGAGCAAGCTTACCGACGCCCTCAACCGCCTCATCATTTTCCTCACCGGTCTCCTCGCCACTGGAGCCGGCGCATTAGTCGTAGCGCTATATTTCGACGTTCCCATCGCGCAGCAACTGGTCGATACCATGCGCCCCCACGAGTGGGGCACCATCCCGCAGTCGCCCTGGTTCTTGGTTGCTGTCAGCGCCGTCGGGATACTCGCATTGCTGTTCGGCGTACTCGGCCTATACATGAACCTCAAGCGCTACCACATCAGACGGGTCTCTTCACCAGCCAGCACTCCAACGGGCGCGATCGATTATGACCTCAGCGCAATTGCCGGTGCGATAGCCGACTCCTTCGAGGCCTTGCCACGGGTGATCCGTGCTCATTCAGTAGCACGGTGGGATCGTGGCGCGCGGGTCATCACCATCACGGTCGATGCTGAACCGCAAGTTAACCTGCGGACGCTCGAGGAGCACGCTGTGACTGCGGAGCAGGACCTGCACCGGGCAATCAGAGAAACGCTAGACGTCGTTTTCCGGTTCCATATCGCTCCCGTTGAACGGAAGAACTGA
- the rplB gene encoding 50S ribosomal protein L2, with protein MAIRKYKPTTPGRRQSSVSMFEEITRSTPEKSLLRPLSKSGGRNVHGHITTRHKGGGHKRQYRVIDFRRSDKDGITAKVAHIEYDPNRTANIALLHFRDGEKRYIIAPKGLKQGAILESGANADIKVGNNLPLRNIPAGATVHCVELKPGGGAKMARSAGASIQLLGKEGKYAILRMPSSEIRRVDIRCRATVGEVGNADQINIRWGKAGRMRWKGVRPTVRGVVMNPVDHPHGGGEGKTSGGRHPVSPWGQPEGRTRKPNRPSDRLIVRRRRSNKNKKR; from the coding sequence ATGGCTATTCGTAAGTACAAGCCGACAACCCCGGGTCGCCGCCAGAGCTCCGTTTCGATGTTCGAGGAGATCACTCGCTCGACTCCGGAGAAGTCTCTGCTGCGCCCACTGTCCAAGTCGGGCGGCCGTAACGTTCACGGCCACATCACCACTCGTCACAAGGGTGGCGGACACAAGCGCCAGTACCGCGTCATCGACTTCCGTCGCTCTGACAAGGACGGCATCACCGCAAAGGTCGCTCACATCGAGTACGACCCAAACCGTACCGCTAACATTGCTCTCCTTCACTTCCGTGATGGTGAGAAGCGCTACATCATCGCTCCTAAGGGACTGAAGCAGGGCGCTATCCTCGAGTCCGGCGCTAACGCCGACATCAAGGTTGGCAACAACCTGCCACTGCGCAACATCCCAGCCGGTGCTACCGTGCACTGTGTTGAGCTGAAGCCAGGTGGCGGTGCCAAGATGGCCCGCTCCGCAGGTGCTTCCATCCAGCTGCTGGGTAAGGAAGGCAAGTACGCAATCCTGCGTATGCCATCTTCCGAAATCCGTCGCGTCGACATCCGCTGCCGCGCAACTGTTGGTGAGGTCGGCAACGCTGACCAGATCAACATCCGTTGGGGCAAGGCTGGCCGTATGCGTTGGAAGGGCGTTCGCCCAACCGTCCGTGGTGTCGTTATGAACCCGGTCGACCACCCACACGGTGGTGGTGAAGGTAAGACCTCCGGTGGTCGTCACCCAGTTTCTCCTTGGGGTCAGCCAGAGGGTCGTACCCGCAAGCCAAACCGTCCGTCCGATCGTCTGATCGTTCGTCGCCGTCGCTCCAACAAGAACAAGAAGCGCTAA
- a CDS encoding TetR/AcrR family transcriptional regulator, with amino-acid sequence MTNGTSRTGPKPRFAEQDAVNVALELGLTNFTLGAVADRLGVRSSALYRIIASRDHLVELCVKHVATNWPFKQTATTWQTNLTIGVNALWEIMDTYEGLDQTMLTSATSSIAFQKHHREFKDRLNGTGFPCDDATADLLIEFVFGSVIASHCQVAAVRAAHKLHNGSDPDQHWLARGYVDEKVAFFINAIEQGLSVLPFNGSDMEPENDV; translated from the coding sequence ATGACTAACGGAACCTCTCGTACTGGCCCCAAGCCGCGGTTCGCTGAACAAGACGCCGTTAACGTTGCGCTGGAACTTGGCCTCACCAATTTCACTCTCGGCGCTGTGGCTGACAGACTAGGTGTCCGTAGCTCTGCGCTTTACCGCATCATCGCCTCCCGAGATCACCTCGTCGAACTGTGCGTCAAACACGTCGCAACAAACTGGCCATTCAAACAAACTGCAACCACATGGCAAACTAATCTGACTATTGGCGTCAACGCCCTATGGGAAATCATGGATACCTACGAGGGGCTTGATCAAACAATGCTCACTAGCGCGACGTCATCGATTGCATTTCAAAAGCATCATCGGGAGTTCAAAGATCGTCTTAACGGAACTGGCTTCCCCTGCGACGATGCGACGGCTGATTTACTCATCGAGTTTGTTTTTGGCTCAGTGATCGCTTCGCATTGTCAGGTGGCAGCCGTTCGGGCAGCTCATAAGCTCCACAATGGATCAGACCCCGACCAGCACTGGCTGGCGCGAGGCTACGTGGACGAAAAGGTCGCGTTCTTTATCAACGCCATCGAACAAGGATTGTCAGTTCTTCCGTTCAACGGGAGCGATATGGAACCGGAAAACGACGTCTAG
- a CDS encoding Asp23/Gls24 family envelope stress response protein — translation MDKISERAVTKIVAAAVASVPGTATIKSGVGRLTGRAFPRFDVQLDDDGDTATIEAFIAVTWPAPLLDVAETVRDTIVEHVHTLTGIKVLACNVVVGPVVAGEGRVLVEDLALPPLVTTPITVRGIR, via the coding sequence GTGGATAAAATCAGCGAGCGGGCCGTCACCAAGATTGTTGCGGCAGCAGTGGCAAGCGTCCCCGGCACCGCCACCATTAAGTCGGGGGTCGGCCGCCTTACCGGACGTGCCTTCCCTCGGTTTGACGTGCAGCTTGACGACGACGGGGACACCGCTACGATCGAGGCCTTCATTGCCGTGACCTGGCCCGCTCCCCTGCTCGACGTTGCCGAAACCGTTCGCGACACCATCGTCGAACATGTCCATACCCTCACCGGCATCAAGGTGCTCGCCTGCAACGTTGTGGTCGGTCCGGTGGTCGCAGGGGAAGGCCGCGTCCTGGTAGAAGACTTAGCACTGCCACCACTCGTTACCACCCCGATCACTGTACGAGGTATCCGATGA
- the rplV gene encoding 50S ribosomal protein L22 has protein sequence MSDQITTARATARFVRVTPMKARRVIDLVRGKSVSEALAILKYAPQGAAEPVAKVVASAAANAENNFGLDPRTLVISEAYADEGPTMRRFQPRAQGRAFIIRKRTSHITVVVESQKEGAK, from the coding sequence ATGAGTGACCAAATCACCACCGCCCGCGCGACCGCGCGCTTCGTCCGGGTCACCCCGATGAAGGCACGTCGTGTCATCGATCTCGTTCGCGGCAAGTCCGTGTCCGAGGCACTGGCTATCCTGAAGTACGCCCCACAGGGCGCTGCAGAGCCAGTAGCAAAGGTCGTTGCATCCGCAGCCGCCAACGCTGAGAACAACTTCGGCCTGGATCCACGCACCCTGGTCATCTCCGAGGCTTACGCCGACGAGGGCCCAACCATGCGTCGTTTCCAGCCACGTGCTCAGGGTCGTGCATTCATCATCCGTAAGCGCACCAGCCACATCACCGTGGTTGTCGAAAGCCAGAAGGAAGGTGCCAAGTAA
- the rplC gene encoding 50S ribosomal protein L3: MSENEVKGILGTKLGMTQIFDEDNRVIPVTVVEAGPCVVTQIRTVETDGYNAIQIAYGEIDPRKANKPAAGHFAKAGVTPRRHVAEIRMDDVSGYEVGQDVTVDIFEGISFVDVTGTSKGKGYAGGMKRHGFAGQGAAHGNQAAHRRVGGIGACATPGRVFKGTRMAGRMGNDRVTTQNLKVQKIDAEANLLIIKGAIPGVRGGLVTVKTAVKGGAHA; the protein is encoded by the coding sequence ATGAGTGAAAACGAAGTAAAGGGCATTCTGGGCACCAAGCTCGGCATGACCCAGATCTTCGACGAGGACAACCGCGTTATTCCGGTTACCGTCGTTGAAGCTGGTCCATGTGTCGTAACCCAGATTCGCACCGTTGAAACCGATGGCTACAACGCCATCCAGATCGCCTACGGCGAAATTGACCCACGCAAGGCTAACAAGCCTGCAGCCGGCCACTTTGCAAAGGCTGGTGTTACCCCACGCCGTCACGTAGCCGAAATCCGTATGGATGACGTTTCCGGCTACGAGGTAGGCCAGGATGTCACCGTTGACATCTTCGAAGGCATCTCCTTCGTCGACGTCACCGGCACCTCCAAGGGTAAGGGCTACGCCGGCGGCATGAAGCGCCACGGCTTTGCTGGCCAGGGCGCAGCTCACGGTAACCAGGCAGCACACCGTCGCGTCGGTGGTATCGGTGCTTGTGCTACCCCAGGCCGCGTCTTCAAGGGCACCCGCATGGCTGGCCGCATGGGTAATGACCGCGTCACCACCCAGAACCTGAAGGTTCAGAAGATTGACGCCGAGGCAAACCTGCTGATCATCAAGGGTGCAATCCCAGGTGTTCGCGGCGGCCTCGTAACCGTTAAGACCGCAGTGAAGGGCGGTGCACACGCATGA
- the rpsJ gene encoding 30S ribosomal protein S10, translated as MAGQKIRIRLKAYDHEAIDASAKKIVETVTRTGARVVGPVPLPTEKNVYAVIRSPHKYKDSREHFEMRTHKRLIDILDPTPKTVDALMRIDLPASVDVNIQ; from the coding sequence GTGGCGGGACAAAAGATCCGCATTAGGCTCAAGGCCTATGACCACGAGGCAATCGACGCTTCCGCAAAGAAGATCGTCGAGACGGTCACCCGTACCGGTGCCCGTGTAGTTGGCCCAGTGCCACTGCCTACTGAAAAGAACGTTTACGCAGTTATTCGTTCTCCACACAAGTACAAGGACTCTCGTGAGCACTTCGAAATGCGTACTCACAAGCGTCTGATCGACATCCTCGACCCAACGCCAAAGACCGTTGACGCTCTCATGCGTATCGATCTTCCGGCCAGCGTCGATGTGAACATCCAGTAA
- a CDS encoding DUF6286 domain-containing protein, whose translation MTTRVPRATPASRIVAILMSLSLFGVAICAARELWTKRTGTQLNSLLTPVFELIARAKYEPWMLPMGCLVVAVGFALIVIALKPRPRTHIQLRMAENHWTRNVDIARLCTAAAERVPGVARASTYASPRHVTVTISGNHSDSTLVERVTSTVHNVVAPLADAPQVQVRLQQQPGENQ comes from the coding sequence ATGACTACACGCGTTCCCCGCGCCACCCCGGCATCGCGCATCGTCGCGATTTTGATGAGCCTATCGCTGTTCGGGGTCGCCATCTGCGCTGCCCGTGAGCTATGGACCAAACGCACCGGAACACAGCTCAACAGCCTGCTCACCCCCGTTTTCGAGCTCATCGCGCGCGCCAAGTACGAGCCGTGGATGCTACCGATGGGGTGCCTGGTTGTCGCCGTTGGATTCGCACTCATAGTGATCGCGCTCAAGCCCCGACCACGCACCCACATTCAGCTACGCATGGCCGAGAATCACTGGACTCGCAACGTTGACATCGCCAGGCTTTGTACCGCCGCTGCGGAACGCGTTCCCGGCGTGGCACGCGCCTCCACCTACGCCTCACCCCGCCACGTCACGGTGACTATCTCAGGCAACCACTCTGACAGTACCCTCGTCGAACGCGTGACCAGTACCGTCCATAACGTGGTCGCCCCGCTAGCAGATGCGCCACAGGTTCAGGTCCGCCTGCAACAACAACCAGGGGAAAACCAATGA
- the tuf gene encoding elongation factor Tu — MAKAKFERTKPHVNIGTIGHVDHGKTTTTAAITKVLADAYPDLNQAFAFDAIDKAPEEKERGITINISHVEYQTEKRHYAHVDAPGHADYIKNMITGAAQMDGAILVVAATDGPMPQTREHVLLARQVGVPYILVALNKCDMVDDEEIIELVEMEVRELLAEQEYDEEAPIVHISALGALNGEQKWVDSVLELMQACDDNIPDPVRETDKPFLMPVEDIFTITGRGTVVTGRVERGQLNVNEEVEILGIREKSTTTTVTGIEMFRKLLDYTEAGDNCGLLLRGIKREDVERGQIIAKPGAYTPHTEFEGSVYVLSKDEGGRHTPFFDNYRPQFYFRTTDVTGVVKLPEGTEMVMPGDNVDMSVTLIQPVAMDEGLRFAIREGGRTVGAGRVTKIIK, encoded by the coding sequence GTGGCAAAGGCGAAGTTCGAGCGCACGAAACCGCACGTAAACATCGGCACCATTGGTCACGTTGACCACGGTAAGACCACCACCACCGCGGCTATCACCAAGGTTCTGGCTGACGCTTACCCAGATCTGAACCAGGCTTTCGCTTTCGATGCCATCGACAAGGCACCGGAAGAGAAGGAACGTGGCATTACCATTAACATTTCCCACGTTGAGTACCAGACCGAGAAGCGCCACTACGCACACGTTGACGCTCCAGGCCACGCCGACTACATCAAGAACATGATCACCGGCGCTGCTCAGATGGACGGCGCAATCCTCGTGGTTGCTGCTACCGACGGCCCAATGCCTCAGACCCGTGAGCACGTTCTGCTCGCTCGCCAGGTTGGTGTTCCTTACATCCTCGTTGCGCTGAACAAGTGCGACATGGTTGACGATGAGGAAATCATCGAACTCGTGGAGATGGAAGTTCGTGAGCTGCTGGCTGAGCAGGAGTACGACGAAGAGGCTCCAATCGTTCACATCTCCGCACTGGGCGCCCTCAACGGCGAGCAGAAGTGGGTTGACTCCGTTCTCGAGCTCATGCAGGCTTGTGACGACAACATCCCAGATCCAGTCCGTGAGACCGACAAGCCATTCCTCATGCCTGTCGAGGACATCTTCACCATCACCGGTCGTGGCACCGTTGTTACCGGCCGTGTTGAGCGTGGCCAGCTGAACGTGAACGAGGAAGTTGAGATCCTCGGTATTCGCGAGAAGTCCACCACCACCACCGTTACCGGTATCGAGATGTTCCGTAAGCTCCTCGACTACACCGAGGCTGGCGACAACTGTGGTCTGCTGCTCCGCGGTATCAAGCGTGAAGACGTTGAGCGTGGCCAGATCATCGCTAAGCCAGGCGCTTACACCCCTCACACCGAGTTCGAGGGCTCCGTCTACGTTCTGTCCAAGGACGAGGGTGGCCGCCACACCCCATTCTTCGACAACTACCGTCCACAGTTCTACTTCCGTACCACCGACGTTACCGGTGTTGTGAAGCTCCCTGAGGGCACCGAGATGGTTATGCCTGGCGACAACGTCGACATGTCCGTCACCCTGATCCAGCCAGTCGCTATGGACGAGGGCCTGCGTTTCGCTATCCGCGAAGGTGGCCGCACCGTTGGCGCCGGCCGTGTTACCAAGATCATCAAGTAA
- the rplW gene encoding 50S ribosomal protein L23, which translates to MATIADPRDIILAPVVSEKSYGLMEQGQYTFLVAPTSNKTEIKIAIEQIFGVKVASVNTINREGKRKRTRTGYGQRKATKRAIVTLREGSDPIDIFGGSAS; encoded by the coding sequence ATGGCTACCATCGCAGATCCACGCGACATCATTCTCGCACCGGTCGTTTCTGAAAAGTCTTACGGCCTCATGGAGCAGGGACAGTACACCTTCCTGGTTGCTCCTACCTCCAACAAGACTGAGATCAAGATTGCTATCGAGCAGATCTTTGGTGTCAAGGTCGCTTCCGTTAACACCATTAACCGTGAGGGCAAGCGCAAGCGCACCCGCACCGGTTACGGTCAGCGTAAGGCAACCAAGCGCGCCATCGTCACCCTGCGCGAGGGCAGCGATCCAATCGACATCTTCGGCGGTTCCGCTTCCTAA
- the rpmC gene encoding 50S ribosomal protein L29: MASGIPAHELRELNAEELTTRLKEAKEELFNLRFQMATGQLTNNRRLRVVKQDIARIYTVIRERELGLSVVPGAEA; this comes from the coding sequence ATGGCATCTGGTATCCCTGCACACGAGCTCCGCGAGCTCAACGCTGAAGAACTGACCACCCGTCTGAAGGAAGCCAAGGAAGAGCTGTTCAACCTGCGCTTCCAGATGGCAACCGGCCAGCTGACCAACAACCGCCGGCTGCGCGTGGTCAAGCAGGACATCGCCCGCATCTACACGGTGATCCGTGAGCGCGAGCTGGGCCTGTCCGTTGTCCCGGGAGCTGAGGCTTAA
- the rplP gene encoding 50S ribosomal protein L16: MLIPKRVKYRRQHRPHRTGVSKGGNRVTFGEYGIQALEPAYITNRQIESARIAINRHVKRGGKVWINIFPDRPLTQKALGVRMGSGKGGVEKWVANVKPGRILFEMSYPNEEVAFEALRRAGQKLPCKVRIVRKEDQF; the protein is encoded by the coding sequence ATGCTTATCCCTAAGCGCGTCAAGTACCGCCGTCAGCACCGCCCACACCGCACTGGTGTTTCCAAGGGTGGCAACCGCGTTACCTTCGGTGAGTACGGCATCCAGGCTCTCGAGCCTGCCTACATCACCAACCGTCAGATCGAGTCCGCTCGTATTGCAATCAACCGCCACGTCAAGCGTGGTGGCAAGGTTTGGATCAACATCTTCCCAGACCGCCCACTGACCCAGAAGGCACTCGGTGTGCGTATGGGTTCCGGTAAGGGTGGCGTGGAGAAGTGGGTCGCTAACGTCAAGCCAGGTCGCATCCTCTTCGAGATGTCTTACCCTAACGAAGAGGTCGCTTTCGAAGCTCTTCGTCGTGCTGGCCAGAAGCTGCCTTGCAAGGTCCGCATCGTCCGGAAGGAGGACCAGTTCTAA
- the rpsC gene encoding 30S ribosomal protein S3 has protein sequence MGQKIHPHGLRLGITSDWKSHWYADKSYSDYIAEDIKIREFLSKGLDRAGVADVVIERTRDRVRVDIHTARPGIVIGRRGSEADRIRGQLEKLTGKQVALNILEVKNIDANAQLVAQSIAEQLTNRVAFRRAMRKAIQGAMRQPQVKGIKVVCSGRLGGAEMSRTERYHEGRVPLHTLRAEIDYGTYEAHTTFGRIGVKVWIYKGDVVGGRRESELNAPAERRGRGDRRERPRRGGQRRQRAEQKQEG, from the coding sequence ATGGGCCAGAAGATCCATCCTCACGGCCTACGCCTGGGCATTACTTCCGATTGGAAGTCCCACTGGTACGCCGATAAGTCTTACTCCGATTACATCGCAGAAGACATCAAGATTCGCGAGTTCCTCTCCAAGGGTCTCGACCGCGCCGGCGTTGCCGACGTCGTCATCGAGCGCACCCGCGACCGCGTCCGCGTCGACATTCACACCGCTCGTCCGGGCATCGTGATCGGTCGTCGTGGCTCCGAGGCTGACCGTATCCGCGGCCAGCTGGAGAAGCTGACCGGCAAGCAGGTTGCACTCAACATCCTTGAGGTCAAGAACATCGACGCTAACGCTCAGCTGGTGGCACAGTCCATCGCCGAGCAGCTCACCAACCGTGTGGCATTCCGCCGTGCAATGCGCAAGGCAATCCAGGGCGCAATGCGCCAGCCACAGGTCAAGGGCATCAAGGTTGTATGTTCTGGTCGTCTCGGCGGTGCCGAGATGTCTCGCACCGAGCGCTACCACGAGGGTCGCGTTCCGCTGCACACCCTTCGCGCCGAGATCGACTACGGCACCTACGAGGCTCACACCACTTTCGGCCGCATCGGCGTCAAGGTGTGGATCTACAAGGGTGACGTCGTTGGTGGCCGTCGCGAGTCCGAACTCAACGCACCAGCTGAGCGCCGCGGTCGCGGCGACCGTCGCGAGCGTCCACGTCGCGGTGGCCAGCGTCGTCAGCGTGCAGAGCAGAAGCAGGAGGGCTAA
- the rplD gene encoding 50S ribosomal protein L4: MTNLKLDVHTADGKTDGTVELPAEIFDREASIALMHQVVNAQLAAARQGTHATKTRGKVSGGGKKPFRQKGTGRARQGSIRAPHFTGGGIAHGPQPRNYAQRTPKKMIKAALFGSLTDRARNDRIHVVTELVPGQTPSTKSARAFIERLTERKNVLVVLGREDITAWKSVNNLPGVHTLAADQLNTYDVLKSDDVVFSVEALNTFIDRATGAAKEEAK, from the coding sequence ATGACCAATCTGAAGCTTGACGTCCACACCGCTGATGGCAAGACCGACGGCACGGTTGAGCTGCCTGCAGAAATTTTCGACCGCGAGGCATCTATCGCTCTGATGCACCAGGTCGTAAATGCACAGCTTGCTGCTGCTCGCCAGGGCACCCACGCTACGAAGACTCGTGGCAAGGTCTCCGGTGGCGGTAAGAAGCCATTCCGTCAGAAGGGCACCGGTCGCGCTCGTCAGGGCTCGATCCGCGCTCCTCACTTCACCGGTGGTGGCATCGCTCACGGCCCACAGCCTCGTAACTACGCGCAGCGTACCCCTAAGAAGATGATCAAGGCTGCTCTGTTCGGTTCCCTGACCGACCGCGCACGCAACGATCGTATTCACGTGGTTACCGAACTTGTTCCGGGCCAGACCCCATCCACGAAGTCTGCACGCGCATTCATCGAGCGTCTCACCGAGCGCAAGAACGTGCTCGTTGTCCTCGGCCGTGAAGACATCACCGCATGGAAGAGTGTTAACAACCTCCCAGGCGTTCACACCCTGGCAGCAGATCAGCTGAACACCTACGATGTTCTCAAGTCTGACGACGTAGTGTTCTCTGTCGAGGCTCTTAACACCTTCATCGACCGCGCTACTGGTGCGGCCAAGGAGGAGGCTAAGTAA